Proteins from a genomic interval of Oncorhynchus kisutch isolate 150728-3 linkage group LG28, Okis_V2, whole genome shotgun sequence:
- the LOC109873214 gene encoding transmembrane protease serine 2 isoform X1 — translation MNNNQTPGPQYVNRGFQQGEGRPPPTASALKMHNVPPSICPQYTPQYAPKTINTHHTVTPGLPHPVPEQKVVKKSHCKCIVASILSVLVFLGATGALVWYFLFNQCVLGRSCRQGCVYLSASKWCDGIRDCPGGEDETQCLRLYGSSSVLQSYSSDSQTWKPVCADDWNDNFGRATCKKMGYSSGSYVRSSQRNPGSLASEGYLKLSSFDPQSLLQRQLTGSPYCSAQAVSLQCIDCGVSIAAPWSRIVGGDIAVSGAWPWQVSLHARGQHLCGGSIISPEWILTAAHCVETLSGPSQWTVYAGYLALTQMDFATGNSVGHIISHEKYDKQTSDNDIALMKLSTPLTMSNTVRPVCLPNVGVNLTPQREAWISGWGSIRSGGSSSGNLRQAQITMYSRETCNASLVYNGLVTASMICAGTLAGGVDSCQGDSGGPMVAKEGSVWWLVGDTSWGIGCALRNKPGVYGNVTHFLPWIYEQMQKN, via the exons ATGAACAATAACCAG ACACCAGGTCCCCAGTATGTGAACCGTGGGTTTCAACAAGGGGAGGGAAGACCCCCTCCTACCGCCTCTGCCCTAAAGATGCACAATGTCCCCCCCTCTATTTGTCCTCAGTACACTCCCCAGTACGCTCCCAAGACCATCAATACCCACCACACGGTCACCCCTGGACTACCACACCCAGTCCCAGAACAAAAAG TGGTGAAGAAAAGTCACTGTAAATGTATTGTGGCCTCTATCCTCAGTGTCTTAGTTTTCCTTGGGGCAACAGGAGCGTTGGTTTGGTATTTCC tgttcaaccagtgtgtgttggggaggTCCTGTAGGCAGGGTTGTGTGTATCTGAGTGCATCCAAATGGTGTGATGGCATCAGAGACTGTCCAGGAGGAGAGGACGAGACACAGTGCC TGCGCCTCTATGGGTCTAGTTCTGTGCTGCAGAGTTACTCATCAGACAGTCAGACGTGGAAGCCAGTGTGTGCTGATGACTGGAATGACAACTTTGGCAGGGCCACCTGTAAAAAGATGGGATACAGCAG TGGGTCCTACGTTCGGTCCTCACAAAGAAACCCAGGCTCCTTGGCTTCCGAGGGCTATTTGAAGCTGTCCAGCTTTGACCCCCAATCCCTTCTACAGAGGCAGCTAACTGGAAG TCCCTACTGCTCAGCACAAGCAGTCTCCCTGCAGTGTATTG ACTGTGGTGTCAGTATAGCAGCTCCTTGGAGCCGAATCGTAGGGGGGGATATAGCAGTGAGCGGTGCCTGGCCATGGCAGGTCAGTCTGCACGCCAGGGGCCAGCACCTGTGTGGAGGCTCCATCATCAGCCCTGAGTGGATCCTCACTGCCGCCCACTGCGTAGAAAC GCTATCAGGGCCCAGTCAGTGGACGGTGTATGCTGGCTATCTGGCCTTGACCCAGATGGATTTTGCCACTGGGAATTCAGTGGGACACATAATCTCTCATGAAAAGTACGACAAGCAGACTAGTGATAATGACATCGCTCTCATGAAACTCAGCACACCCCTCACTATGTCAA ATACGGTGAGACCAGTCTGTCTGCCCAATGTCGGTGTGAATCTGACTCCCCAGCGAGAAGCCTGGATCTCTGGATGGGGGTCCATTAGGAGTGGTG GGTCGTCGTCGGGAAACCTGCGTCAGGCCCAGATCACCATGTACAGCAGAGAGACATGTAATGCATCGTTGGTGTATAATGGACTTGTAACCGCCTCTATGATCTGTGCTGGGACACTGGCAGGAGGAGTGGACTCATGTCAG GGGGACAGTGGAGGACCAATGGTGGCCAAGGAGGGTTCAGTATGGTGGCTGGTAGGGGACACTAGCTGGGGTATAGGTTGTGCCCTGAGGAACAAACCAGGAGTCTACGGCAATGTCACCCACTTCCTCCCCTGGATATATGAACAAATGCAG AAGAATTGA
- the LOC109873214 gene encoding transmembrane protease serine 2 isoform X3: protein MNNNQTPGPQYVNRGFQQGEGRPPPTASALKMHNVPPSICPQYTPQYAPKTINTHHTVTPGLPHPVPEQKVVKKSHCKCIVASILSVLVFLGATGALVWYFLFNQCVLGRSCRQGCVYLSASKWCDGIRDCPGGEDETQCHCGVSIAAPWSRIVGGDIAVSGAWPWQVSLHARGQHLCGGSIISPEWILTAAHCVETLSGPSQWTVYAGYLALTQMDFATGNSVGHIISHEKYDKQTSDNDIALMKLSTPLTMSNTVRPVCLPNVGVNLTPQREAWISGWGSIRSGGSSSGNLRQAQITMYSRETCNASLVYNGLVTASMICAGTLAGGVDSCQGDSGGPMVAKEGSVWWLVGDTSWGIGCALRNKPGVYGNVTHFLPWIYEQMQKN, encoded by the exons ATGAACAATAACCAG ACACCAGGTCCCCAGTATGTGAACCGTGGGTTTCAACAAGGGGAGGGAAGACCCCCTCCTACCGCCTCTGCCCTAAAGATGCACAATGTCCCCCCCTCTATTTGTCCTCAGTACACTCCCCAGTACGCTCCCAAGACCATCAATACCCACCACACGGTCACCCCTGGACTACCACACCCAGTCCCAGAACAAAAAG TGGTGAAGAAAAGTCACTGTAAATGTATTGTGGCCTCTATCCTCAGTGTCTTAGTTTTCCTTGGGGCAACAGGAGCGTTGGTTTGGTATTTCC tgttcaaccagtgtgtgttggggaggTCCTGTAGGCAGGGTTGTGTGTATCTGAGTGCATCCAAATGGTGTGATGGCATCAGAGACTGTCCAGGAGGAGAGGACGAGACACAGTGCC ACTGTGGTGTCAGTATAGCAGCTCCTTGGAGCCGAATCGTAGGGGGGGATATAGCAGTGAGCGGTGCCTGGCCATGGCAGGTCAGTCTGCACGCCAGGGGCCAGCACCTGTGTGGAGGCTCCATCATCAGCCCTGAGTGGATCCTCACTGCCGCCCACTGCGTAGAAAC GCTATCAGGGCCCAGTCAGTGGACGGTGTATGCTGGCTATCTGGCCTTGACCCAGATGGATTTTGCCACTGGGAATTCAGTGGGACACATAATCTCTCATGAAAAGTACGACAAGCAGACTAGTGATAATGACATCGCTCTCATGAAACTCAGCACACCCCTCACTATGTCAA ATACGGTGAGACCAGTCTGTCTGCCCAATGTCGGTGTGAATCTGACTCCCCAGCGAGAAGCCTGGATCTCTGGATGGGGGTCCATTAGGAGTGGTG GGTCGTCGTCGGGAAACCTGCGTCAGGCCCAGATCACCATGTACAGCAGAGAGACATGTAATGCATCGTTGGTGTATAATGGACTTGTAACCGCCTCTATGATCTGTGCTGGGACACTGGCAGGAGGAGTGGACTCATGTCAG GGGGACAGTGGAGGACCAATGGTGGCCAAGGAGGGTTCAGTATGGTGGCTGGTAGGGGACACTAGCTGGGGTATAGGTTGTGCCCTGAGGAACAAACCAGGAGTCTACGGCAATGTCACCCACTTCCTCCCCTGGATATATGAACAAATGCAG AAGAATTGA
- the LOC109873214 gene encoding transmembrane protease serine 2 isoform X2, with protein sequence MNNNQYTPQYAPKTINTHHTVTPGLPHPVPEQKVVKKSHCKCIVASILSVLVFLGATGALVWYFLFNQCVLGRSCRQGCVYLSASKWCDGIRDCPGGEDETQCLRLYGSSSVLQSYSSDSQTWKPVCADDWNDNFGRATCKKMGYSSGSYVRSSQRNPGSLASEGYLKLSSFDPQSLLQRQLTGSPYCSAQAVSLQCIDCGVSIAAPWSRIVGGDIAVSGAWPWQVSLHARGQHLCGGSIISPEWILTAAHCVETLSGPSQWTVYAGYLALTQMDFATGNSVGHIISHEKYDKQTSDNDIALMKLSTPLTMSNTVRPVCLPNVGVNLTPQREAWISGWGSIRSGGSSSGNLRQAQITMYSRETCNASLVYNGLVTASMICAGTLAGGVDSCQGDSGGPMVAKEGSVWWLVGDTSWGIGCALRNKPGVYGNVTHFLPWIYEQMQKN encoded by the exons ATGAACAATAACCAG TACACTCCCCAGTACGCTCCCAAGACCATCAATACCCACCACACGGTCACCCCTGGACTACCACACCCAGTCCCAGAACAAAAAG TGGTGAAGAAAAGTCACTGTAAATGTATTGTGGCCTCTATCCTCAGTGTCTTAGTTTTCCTTGGGGCAACAGGAGCGTTGGTTTGGTATTTCC tgttcaaccagtgtgtgttggggaggTCCTGTAGGCAGGGTTGTGTGTATCTGAGTGCATCCAAATGGTGTGATGGCATCAGAGACTGTCCAGGAGGAGAGGACGAGACACAGTGCC TGCGCCTCTATGGGTCTAGTTCTGTGCTGCAGAGTTACTCATCAGACAGTCAGACGTGGAAGCCAGTGTGTGCTGATGACTGGAATGACAACTTTGGCAGGGCCACCTGTAAAAAGATGGGATACAGCAG TGGGTCCTACGTTCGGTCCTCACAAAGAAACCCAGGCTCCTTGGCTTCCGAGGGCTATTTGAAGCTGTCCAGCTTTGACCCCCAATCCCTTCTACAGAGGCAGCTAACTGGAAG TCCCTACTGCTCAGCACAAGCAGTCTCCCTGCAGTGTATTG ACTGTGGTGTCAGTATAGCAGCTCCTTGGAGCCGAATCGTAGGGGGGGATATAGCAGTGAGCGGTGCCTGGCCATGGCAGGTCAGTCTGCACGCCAGGGGCCAGCACCTGTGTGGAGGCTCCATCATCAGCCCTGAGTGGATCCTCACTGCCGCCCACTGCGTAGAAAC GCTATCAGGGCCCAGTCAGTGGACGGTGTATGCTGGCTATCTGGCCTTGACCCAGATGGATTTTGCCACTGGGAATTCAGTGGGACACATAATCTCTCATGAAAAGTACGACAAGCAGACTAGTGATAATGACATCGCTCTCATGAAACTCAGCACACCCCTCACTATGTCAA ATACGGTGAGACCAGTCTGTCTGCCCAATGTCGGTGTGAATCTGACTCCCCAGCGAGAAGCCTGGATCTCTGGATGGGGGTCCATTAGGAGTGGTG GGTCGTCGTCGGGAAACCTGCGTCAGGCCCAGATCACCATGTACAGCAGAGAGACATGTAATGCATCGTTGGTGTATAATGGACTTGTAACCGCCTCTATGATCTGTGCTGGGACACTGGCAGGAGGAGTGGACTCATGTCAG GGGGACAGTGGAGGACCAATGGTGGCCAAGGAGGGTTCAGTATGGTGGCTGGTAGGGGACACTAGCTGGGGTATAGGTTGTGCCCTGAGGAACAAACCAGGAGTCTACGGCAATGTCACCCACTTCCTCCCCTGGATATATGAACAAATGCAG AAGAATTGA